In the genome of Amphiura filiformis chromosome 4, Afil_fr2py, whole genome shotgun sequence, one region contains:
- the LOC140150629 gene encoding uncharacterized protein: protein MLCTSTLNDHPKCVRLLPRSVLLLVMLGFGIHAQLLPSPELEEYQAVEWRLTGGITPNEGRLEVRIQRPADPNLWHTICTDMLSDDYLPFVCAAIGFPFSPLPCSMKMVPTVKLPVNDLGQILSVSAQCPITVRSFDDCLFVNLFNVAELCSHDDDVWIRCLADVADVEVRLIDGLYPGDGYVQTRCPNSGDWTTFCSSDWDPRDANVVCKQLGFPYAYGTDPRGSLTSDLGDVVINNVYCSGEEMSIGECRLENLYPGCFNARPGVQCTEYYNAGGVALPICGHHHCADHVSSNPFNNPREYCKCDCACLSMGDCCPDFDPDIHCSLDDPSDHTINGVSIQYYECIGVPGIERDNSGVVLVGKCPDSWTNINTRLNCEIKRDVSDIVGQIPVHDSDKVVYKNIYCALCHGKSMDDVTFWTVRVAYDSFGSNGVIDADLGIYVPEGEFVGYAVDWPDESVRPRSCPFELVDSCSSDFEDAKIISACQSYFAPIYFSDTKYPATYRNPHCALCNGVSENLFTEYCINGLCAPGECSADAPEDECTPSACGRGNHFLTVEALFNFNDLQNDAFGDPNSCPDDDVYDPFLKKCRSLSCPPEFVLVDNTCSPLNPPDPKITETVAKGPTISISGLNCLLNVTGFKSSSEIGATQIITTENRQEITKCVAEDIGCVISETSTVSLAFLFQEDIDLSNFANSIDLILDNLAVSISTCNVTNISAYISFSDKYALPFHCGTFASNSSEIFNITDKHVLSYAQYDFNTTTVNATSTRPSSSCLINTKLNCSIIVSLNESDYIMMTSSNDNSIYLLASNKTLTRDQYLLLADGTILICSSTTSPPAGVSRSVLDITAAVCGWLSVIALIATLITYLVLTSLRNLAGKAVMNLVIALLFGYLGLQLAGFFLISDEACAAWAVVTHFFWIAAFTWMMLFAFNIARTFSRRGVSTRRTSGGSSFWKYFSVGWAIPIVVIAVCIGMHFCNCTPITFHYGSLEENICFLRSTKAVLFAFVVPISVLLFLSITFFIFMAVHLRRQRSASKLARTGGAVEEISYEVSIYLRLSAVIGVTWIFAYLYILIPGSVVVSYIYIILNSLQGVFIFLAFGFTSRVRTMWRNKFLEMTSNTGTKSTGTSTGKSVPMKKSARNEVLNKDASRTAVNYVDTSINNTAL from the exons ATGTTGTGTACCAGTACATTGAATGACCATCCAAAGTGTGTGAGATTACTTCCTCGTTCGGTGCTGTTGTTGGTAATGCTAGGTTTTGGTATTCATGCTCAGCTGTTGCCTTCACCTGAACTAGAAG AATACCAAGCAGTGGAATGGCGACTAACTGGAGGAATAACCCCCAACGAAGGAAGACTTGAAGTACGCATTCAGAGGCCGGCTGATCCTAATTTATGGCATACGATCTGTACCGATATGTTGTCTGACGATTATCTCCCGTTTGTATGTGCCGCTATAGGGTTTCCATTTTCTCCTCTACCTTGTTCCATGAAAATGGTACCTACTGTGAAGCTACCTGTGAATGACCTGGGACAGATTCTGTCCGTGTCTGCTCAGTGTCCTATCACTGTGCGGAGTTTTGATGATTGTTTATTTGTTAACTTGTTCAATGTAGCCGAATTATGCTCCCACGACGATGATGTTTGGATAAGATGTTTAGCAG ATGTAGCTGATGTTGAGGTTCGTTTGATAGATGGTCTTTATCCTGGAGACGGCTATGTCCAGACCAGGTGTCCAAACTCCGGCGACTGGACAACATTCTGTTCGTCCGATTGGGACCCACGTGACGCTAATGTAGTATGCAAGCAACTTGGCTTCCCATATGCGTATGGGACTGATCCACGGGGATCTCTTACCTCAGACTTAGGAGATGTTGTCATCAATAATGTCTATTGCAGTGGAGAAGAAATGTCGATTGGAGAATGCCGATTGGAGAACCTTTATCCGGGTTGCTTCAATGCACGCCCTGGCGTACAATGCACAGAAT attaTAACGCTGGTGGTGTGGCTCTTCCAATTTGTGGTCACCATCATTGCGCAGATCATGTGTCGTCGAACCCATTCAACAACCCACGAGAATATTGCAAGTGCGACTGTGCATGTTTGTCCATGGGAGACTGTTGTCCAGACTTTGATCCTGATATCCACTGTTCACTAGACGATCCGTCAGACCATACCATCAATGGTGTTAGCATACAGTATTATGAATGTATCGGAGTGCCTGGAATCGAACGAGACAATTCCGGGGTTGTCTTAGTCGGAAAGTGTCCAGATTCATGGACGAATATTAACACTAGACTGAATTGTGAAATTAAGCGCGATGTCTCGGATATTGTAGGACAAATTCCAGTTCATGATTCAGACAAAGTAGTGTATAAGAACATATATTGTGCATTATGTCACGGTAAGTCCATGGACGATGTTACATTTTGGACCGTGAGAGTTGCATATGACTCTTTTGGTAGCAATGGAGTGATTGATGCTGATCTAGGAATATATGTGCCTGAAGGAGAGTTTGTCGGCTACGCTGTGGATTGGCCCGATGAATCCGTCAGACCTCGAAGCTGTCCTTTTGAATTAGTCGACAGTTGTTCTTCTGATTTCGAAGATGCAAAGATCATTTCTGCCTGTCAATCTTATTTCGCTCCCATCTACTTCAGTGATACAAAATATCCAGCAACGTATAGAAACCCACATTGTGCATTGTGCAACGGAGTATCAGAAAATCTTTTTACGGAGTACTGTATTAATGGACTATGCGCGCCAGGAGAATGTTCCGCTGATGCGCCAGAGGATGAGTGCACTCCTTCAGCCTGTGGAAGAGGTAATCATTTCTTAACCGTGGAAGCTTTGTTCAACTTCAATGATTTGCAAAATGACGCATTCGGTGACCCTAACTCATGCCCAGACGACGATGTCTATGATCCATTTCTAAAGAAATGCAGAAGTCTTTCTTGTCCTCCAGAATTTGTTCTGGTCGATAACACCTGCAGCCCTCTCAACCCTCCTGATCCTAAGATCACCGAAACTGTAGCAAAAGGTCCAACAATTTCAATTAGTGGCTTAAATTGCCTGTTGAATGTCACTGGATTTAAATCATCTTCAGAAATAGGAGCTACACAAATAATCACTACTGAAAACCGCCAAGAGATTACAAAATGCGTAGCGGAGGATATAGGGTGCGTTATATCGGAAACATCAACCGTCTCCCTTGCCTTTCTCTTTCAGGAGGATATAGATTTGTCCAACTTTGCAAATTCGATAGACTTAATATTGGACAATCTCGCTGTATCGATATCTACTTGTAATGTTACCAATATTTCAGCTTATATCAGCTTTTCGGACAAATATGCACTTCCGTTTCATTGTGGTACATTCGCAAgcaattcaagtgaaatattcaaCATTACCGATAAGCATGTATTGTCTTACGCTCAATATGATTTCAATACAACAACCGTTAATGCTACGTCCACCCGCCCTTCCAGCTCATGTTTGATTAATACTAAACTGAACTGCAGTATTATAGTATCACTTAACGAATCGGATTACATCATGATGACATCATCAAATGACAACAGCATCTACTTATTGGCTTCAAACAAAACGCTCACAAGAGACCAATATCTACTTCTTGCAGATGGCACTATTCTTATCTGTTCCTCGACAACGTCGCCACCAGCAGGCGTCAGTCGAAGTGTTTTGGACATAACAGCTGCTGTATGTGGATGGCTATCAGTAATTGCTCTTATAGCTACTCTAATAACTTATCTCGTGCTTACATCTTTAAGGAACCTTGCTGGTAAGGCTGTCATGAACCTCGTCATTGCCTTATTATTCGGATATCTCGGTCTTCAACTTGCGGGATTCTTTCTGATTAGTGACGAAGCATGCGCAGCTTGGGCTGTAGTGACACACTTCTTCTGGATTGCCGCATTTACATGGATGATGTTATTTGCGTTCAATATTGCTAGAACATTCTCAAGGCGAGGTGTATCCACTCGACGAACTTCCGGCGGAAGttcattttggaaatatttttctgtCGGTTGGGCAATTCCAATTGTTGTCATCGCGGTGTGTATTGGGATGCACTTCTGCAACTGCACACCTATAACCTTTCATTATGGAAGCTTGGAAGAAAACATCTGCTTTCTACGGAGTACAAAGGCGGTTTTATTTGCATTTGTAGTGCCCATAAGTGTCCTGTTGTTCCTGAGTATAACTTTCTTCATTTTTATGGCAGTCCATCTGCGGAGGCAGCGTAGTGCAAGCAAGCTTGCACGAACGGGTGGCGCTGTTGAAGAGATATCGTATGAAGTTTCTATCTACTTAAGG TTAAGCGCTGTCATCGGAGTGACCTGGATCTTCGCATACTTATACATTCTCATACCAGGCAGTGTTGTTGTAAGTTATATCTACATCATCTTGAACTCTCTCCAAGGAGTATTTATCTTCTTAGCTTTTGGGTTTACAAGTCGTGTACGGACAATGTGGAGGAACAAATTCCTGGAGATGACATCAAATACCGGTACTAAATCAACGGGGACTTCCACAGGAAAAAGTGTCCCTATGAAAAAGTCTGCTAGGAATGAAGTACTCAATAAGGATGCGTCAAGGACGGCAGTAAATTATGTTGACACTAGTATTAATAACACGGCTCTGTAA